A window of Bactrocera dorsalis isolate Fly_Bdor chromosome 4, ASM2337382v1, whole genome shotgun sequence genomic DNA:
GGGGTTGCAAAGTGTGTGAGAAAGtgttttaccaaaaaaatcgattcaaaCGCCATACAAAGTACCGCTATTAAGGGTAGAAGGGTTCGCTACCACTACAAACGACCatgcaagcaaaaacaaaatcggAAACAGGTCATATACAAGCGACGGACGGGACGGGCCGGGAGTGGAGAGCCGCTATTTCAATCATTTCCTGTACAACAAATATGCTTGCAATGTTAAAGTACCGTTTGTTATGCTATGTTGGCATTGCATTTGCAAACAATATTCATATGTTTGCTCATATTTTGAGCTaagattaaatataataaaatagagAGAGCGCATTACTCCTACCTGCCGGCTTAGAGCAGGAAAGACATTGGCGCACGGAGCGTGAGTGCAACTGGGATAGCGAATTGTCACTGTCACAAGTCATTGTCATTGTGATAATCGTTTCGGCGGCGGTTAAGGCAAACAAACAGAATACCGAATATGTGTAAGCGATTGAATGGTTGGATTTGtatggacagacggacggacaaactGCCTGGAGCAATACAAAAGGATAGGCGTATGTTGTGGACAGATAGGCAAAGAGCCAGAGAGCGGTTTTGGACGGAGAGTGCCGTGTATAAAAGCCTTGATGGACTGGGTGTGTAGAGTAGTTAGAAGCTGACAGCAGTAGAAATAAGACATACACAAACTGGATATTTAGTCAAAGTGCAGAGTCAGTCGTCgccaattttgaaagaaaactttagtaaaaatttttgttcaaaaagtgCCTATACAATATATTGCAGTCTTATTGAGagaattcatataaaaatgatGATACAGGAGAAACTCATGTCGGGTCAATTCctatttgatttgaaaaatggTAAGCATCGATTTGGGATTCAAAGaaactgtaaaatatttaaaaaaataaaattgaaatcttgaaattattttaataaaaacgcaTCAACTAATTACAAACCATTTTCTCAAACAGAACACAACAATTTGTTGCATTCAGCCACCGCACAGCACGCACGTCTCTCCGCACATCAGTCCTTCCTTTCGCACCCGCAAACCTTCAATCACAGCCTGCCGCTCACACAACATGCGCTACACCAAACACACGGCGCTCTCCCAGCCGCCACAATTGAGCAGCTCGAACTCTACTCCGCCTACGCTTACCAACAACAGGCACAGCTGATTGGCAGCACTGCACAAGCGGAGTGCGCTAGCCGACACCAATCAGCAAGCGAAGTGCTCGATCTCTCACGGCGCGATTGCGTTGAGGCTGCAACGGTACGTAAAACACCTTCGCCTTATCATACGAACTCGAGCATCGGTGCCGAATCGCCAGCGGGATCACCAACACACagccaacagcagcaacagctgtTGCAAACAAATTTGCTTTACAACGCTCAACAACAAATGGGACGTCTTGCGCCACCGCTAGCGTCCTTCTATCCAGCATTTTATTCCTCAATCGGTCTCGCCAAAGAAGTCACTGCAGCAACCACGCCACCTCTGGCAGCAGCGGTAACACCACCAGCATCCAACGCATCGCTTTACACCGCACATACACAGGCCTCACCAATTTCCAACAATTCGTTGGCTGTTGCGACCGCCGTTGCggctgctgccgccgctgccAGTACAACGCCTAACAGCATGCTACACAAACTCAAAACTGAACCAGATGTGCACATGACGCCACTCTCGCCCAGTTCCAGCCATGATGGACGCAGTAAATCGCCCACAATGCAGTCCGCCAACGTTGCCCCCAACAATCCCACTACGCCAAACAGCAGCTCCGCATTGAACCCGCTAAAGTCGACGCGCCCCTTCAAGGCCTTCCCACGCGATCCATTAGTTATAGCCGCCAATTTCGCCGCCACCGATGTGCTATTGGACAATCCGCATGTCGAACGCTATTCGGTATACCGTAAGCGCGTTTTGGAGCAAATACACAGCAGCAATGGTGGCGCGCGTACCATCACCAATCCAAAGATGCGTCGCATGAATTCACGGCGCAACAGCAACACCAGTAGCAATGCGCCGGAGGGCGCCAGCAGTGAGGGTGAGGAACGTCATGGCGCTGGCCCGGATGAGTCCAGCGATTGTGACTCCTCGTACAATGGCGGTAAAGCGGACAAAGTGAGTTCTTCAGCGCATGCCAATAATgatgaagaaaataataatatcggCACTGCCAACAGCAACAGCTCGTCCGGTGGACAAGTAAAGGATGCTGCTTACTATGAGCGCCGCCGCAAAAATAATGCCGCGGCTAAGAAGTCGCGCGATCGTCGGCGCATAAAGGAGGATGAGATTGCCATACGCGCTGCCTACTTGGAACGTCAAAACATTGAATTGCTCTGCCAAATCGACGCGCTCAAAGCGCAGCTAGCCGCTTTCACATCGAAGGCCGTGAGCGCGTGAACGAGTTTTGCTCGGTCGTGACGGGGGAAAAGACAGGCAAGCAGGCAAAAGTAGCGTTCAACGTAGCCGCAAACTTAATCCAGTTTTTATTCATTAATAAATCCGCATTGAGGAGATCCAAAGTTGTTGTAGAAGTCTGATTAGTGAAATGAGTACAAAAGAGGTTTATATGTTGTGATTCTAAGATATACGAATTTTTAGAACTAGTAGTacaattgtaaataatattggtattttatagataaattttatttttttgtaatttaaaataaaaataattttttatatggaaaacaacgcgctaattaatttgaaagaaaCTTATTTATCGAGCTCCTtgccgtttgttgttgttattattgtagcggcagaattctgccgagttgaaagtccttggccggataaaaatccgtggccgttccggttacgtagacccgactgtcttGGGAATGGCGCCTGCCCGATTCTTTCATGATTCTGCTGATCTACCGccttacaaaataataataataaaaatgcaatagtTTTATGattgttttatgattttacatttttaatttttttttttaattttttctcaatttatttAATCACTAAATTACGCTTAACTTTATACTTACTTCtttcaaacattttcttttaatttaattattattattttcacatacaCAATTACTAATTTCCACTTTGTTgtagttttagtatttttagCAACACATTAAATTTAGCTTACAAATCTATAGTTAGTATTTCTTTCGCTAGCGCCTGTGTGCTCTATATAATTGTGATCAAaggaattgaaagaaaattataaatataaaatatatattttttaattagtccAAATGAATTACTCAATTAAATTGTACAATTTGCACACATGAAAGTAGCTTAGTGTgacattttgtgattttgggcgaaaattttttacgaaatttttattttttatttttttatatttttttaaacaatgcaACATTTATCAATTCGtactcaattttaatttttaatttttttttacttactaATCCTACCTTAATtcattttttcatacatatatagttcatTTTTAATGTTTCTTATTTACCGCTATTTTTCGTATCGTTttgtttaacttattttttatttttaattaaatattcaaatttattttttatttttcattgattttaatACGCTTTGGATCACTCTTCTtctaaaatctaatttttaatatcagaaaataatatttataacaataatacaacaaatatctatagtatgtatgtgtggtaaaTAACTTGTTTTATCAGTAATTTTTCGTTCATTTGTTTCACTGTTTCTAAGAGTGTTTAGTTTTTTCTTGTATTGCTGGCTGGGAGGGCTTTCCCAATTTTGCTAATCAGggatcaatatttttttttagttaaaaagtgGTCTATGTAGTtggtaataataaaataatagtataaaaataaaaaacataaaaatatgcaataaagaaaaaccttaaaaaaaaatattaaaacaaaaattttaaaaaaaaaaaatatttaaaaaaatattgaaaaaaaaaatttaaattaaaaaaatataaaaaaaatgtttaaaaaattcaaaaaaatataaacaaaaacttaaaaaaattatttaaattattataaaaacccatttaataaaaataaaatatataactgttaaatattaaaattatataattgtacgtatgtaaataataaaaatgccaataaaatattataacccTAGTATAACctacaacaaattaaaaaaaagtttattttcattaCTAGCTTCTCTTTTTCGCTATAGAGCAGCAAAAGTAGGTTTGAAAACTGTCGTGCttgaaaaactaaatttcatTTGGTTTAtactaagtatgtatgtatgtatgcataccaatttaattaaaactatataatatttttacactataatctattttatttgtatttcctGTTGGACGCTGTAGAAAAAAGGCTtgtgtacaaatatatacaaacaacaaaTCGCTCACATGatgcacatatttacttatgtaactgttttattttgtttttttcttttataatttttatttttggagtcTGTTTAGAAtcataaataaaagttaagtgTTTACaccagttatttttttttaatattatgtatcaAGTTTTATTAAtcgtaataataattttttacataataatatataaagttttataataaaactagTTTACTACTACTAGCACACATTTACACTGTTCATATTTGCATGCTTTaggttttttgtaaattttattttttttacattaataaatttaaatttttcaattatagtGAATTCCGCTCCTGTGCTCACATACACAATTAAGAAAGTTGtttgcagtttttatttttatttctttattgatttttatgtaCAAGGCTTTCTTTAAATTACTATTGTGTCTTCTCAACTATTACTGCAGAATATGCcatttttccattaaaattttaaacaaaattgcaaCGGTTGCATGTTGGTGTGCTTGGTTGTGGTGTAGTTGGCTATCACCCAACGCGAGATATGTTGTTTTTTGTtcacaacatatttttttcttatagtttttttgttttgtaataacggtataaatacattattttatatttttacaaatgcttaaaaataaacaatttttgaaattcataaaaaacgtgataaaaatgagaaataaaaatacaaaacatttttaaaaacagttttaattgaaattaaattaaaaaacatttaaaaaaaaattaattaaaaaaaaaattaattaaaaaaaaattaattaaaaaaaaaattaattaaaaaaaaattaattaaaaaaaaaattaatcaaaaaaattagattttttttaattaaaagcaaataattttaaaatttaatttaaataaataaaaaattaattaacaaattaattaaaaaaatacataatttaaaagcaaattatttaaaaaaattaaaaaataaattaatcaagaaaattgatttttttaaattaaaaacaaataaattcaaacaattttaaagtttaagtttcattaatttatacattaaaaattaaagaattaaaatataatttttttaacaatactttcaaaatatttttttgaaagcgttcctgtaaaaaatataaatacttatgcTTTGAAGCCTGTAATATTAAATGCTTTCTAAAAGCATATGCGTATATAAGAAATCGAAATttatgtttctaaaaaaaattaaaaaaatgtttttattaaaaaagaagtaattaaaaaaattaaaataataatttaagaaaataagacatcaaacaatttttaaaaatttattaaaatttcaccttCTAATAaagtcattaaaatattttcctaatgATATTCATGttcatgtttaaaaatatatatttttagcgctaatttagaaaagttaaaaaaatcggGGTTCTTAGCTTTTTCCAGATTTATATGCGcatataaaaaatcgaaattattatttcaaaaatacgtgcctgaataaaattaaaaaaaaatttaaataaaattaaaaaaaaaaattaataaaattaaataaaatttaaaaaaaataaataaaattaaaaaaaaatttaaattaaataaaaaaaaaattttaattaaaaaaaaaattaaataaaattaaaaaaaatgaataagataaaaaagaattaaaactttatgggttgtaatattttttatgacttaaaatagaaaagtaaaaaaaaaatttaaaaatttaaaaacgtttttatgtttttatgtttttcaatcgttttttttatagtttgaaAGTTAGAGAAAAAACCAAAGTTTCTGGTCCAAAGTTCTGAATATATGCAAAACTCAAATTCGAAATAGTACAATAAAATTACCAGCGGCCAATTATTTGTAATGCGCTGCaggtacaacaataaaaaatattattaaagcatgccagcaaaatttttaaattctttttaaaatattttgtatttttttttatttaattttttttttaatattttatttttcattattttattttttatttttttattaaaaaaaaaaattaattaaaaatattcatataaaaaattcaatgtaataaagaatataataaaataaaagcataaaattaaaaaacttaataaaaataaataaaaatgaaaaaacatatGTAGAAGCTCAGCTGCACACGCGTGCTTCACTTACAACCCTCACAAAGCACCAACATGCACCCAAACACTTACCCTTGTGCTGAAAACTAAAGTATACGCTGTTGTTTGCCAATTTGATTTCAATTCAGCCAACTTTTAGTACTTTCGGTTTTCGTTCCACTTAAAAGTACACATGATTGctattttttgtaattctttttatttatatattaaatactaaaaactaaataaatggtattttaatattattttttctctcaTGTGTTTTCATCATTtacttttacataatttttcttGTATGCACACTGcaacaaattgtttatttatatgcatatatgtataggtTTTTTATCAACGTTACaattatcttttaattttcatagtttaaattatttttaatttttattggtttatATTATTATGAAGTGTTAGATATTCAGTTTTGTTTTAGTAAAAGGAAAGAATAGCCTTTATGCTAATTTTTGTAGTGTTCACGTTTAttaacattattgttgttgtgtttttttaattatttgtttttagtatatatgcatatatttatttattgatttttatataagtgtatgtatgaTTTTAATTGTTTGCAATTATACACTTTGCAAgccataaaaattatatttaattatatgtatatatatatatgtatgtgtgtgtgcgtgaacgCTTGTGTTTAGCGCTATTATGCTAACTATTGTTTATTTATACAACATTTGCGCTTGCAAGTCAAACAGACAAATTGCATAGAATGCTCAATATTTTGAATTCttgcattttttgcttaattttatctGCTTTTTGCTGGCGTTCACACAAAACCACAGCACGACTcttataacatatacatatatatattatatgtaaacatataaacgtgtgtgtgtgtgtgtgtgcaagggGTGTGTACttgtatttgttaaaaaaaatgctgctattttattttatttttctataaaactatataatatatataatattttttgttttttttttcttttgtgtgtgtgtgtattctcGTTTCATATCAACATACAACtgtttattattcattttattaacattttttattataattattgttattatttattaatttattatcagCAACAGCTAAGTTCGCTTGTTTCCGTTTTGCTGATTTCTTTAAGCCAACACAAACCCAAATCTTCAGCTGTGCTCCGCTTGTAGACCATCTTCCGCTCTTCAATTGCTAATTGAATtgttaatttcaaacaaattaacGGTAAGGAGCCGAACTGCTGTTGCTCATTCACACATTCAACGCTTGCTTCCCTTCCTTTCCTTCCTATGCTCTTGTTTTCTACGCTTTCTAAACGTCGTCCCGTTATTTTGCTTTCACTTACGTactactaaaatttaattatatttttaatgcattttttctgTTCTTCTGACTGTTTAGTGCGTTTAGCCAAACAAATATCCAGCATTAATGCTTTCTTTTTTAGCTTTCTTACATAATTTGAATGAATTGTAGTGTATGTTACACTTGAAACGCTTCAATCGCAGTTGCCATTGAATCTTAAATGGTTTTTAGCTGCATTGAAGCAATTTTCAGTACACATATTTAACTCCACtttgttatagttgttgttattgttgtttagaCACAATTTGCGCTGGCTTTCATACACTCGacctatttatttatattatgtatgtatatgtattgatCACAAACCTGCATTATATTAGGCTAGCACTAACTGTTTGTAGTATTAGGTATTCAATTGAGTTTTCTACTCTACAACACTGCTgggattttttatttattaaagcgATTCTTCGAAGGCCGCCATTAGATCACTTTGCATATTCATATCGATTTGACCGGCCATCTGGaaagaaataagatttttttacaAGGCATGATTTTGAGCAAAACTCTCTAACTCATCATTATTTTatatcttaaatatttaaaaataaaacttttaaacaGTTACTACCCTCATTTAGGCGCAACTTTCAACGTATACCGGCATTTCCAAACAAAATGCTTAGTCTACATTTCGGCGTAAACTTCATACCTAAAAGTAACAAAATACATAGCCTGCATCCAGGCGCAAATTTCATGCCGAACAAAATACATAGTGTACATTTAGGCGTAAATTTTATGCCTAAACGTATACTAgctttttatatcaaaatacaTAGCCTGCATCCAGGCGCAAATTTCATGCCGAAATGTATACTAGCTATTCGTAAGAAAATATATAGCATACATCCAGGCgcaaatttcatatcgatacgTATACTagctttttttaacaaaattcacAGTCTACATCCAGGCGCAAGTTTCATGCCGAAATGTATACtcactttttgtaaaaaaaatatctagcCTACATCTAGGCGCACATTTTATGCCTAAATCCTTTTACGcctactttaaaatatattgctcTAGGACTCcatttggattttgaaatttacttACCGCTTCACGTCGTCGTCGCTCCTGCTCGAGACGTCGCAACTCTGCACGTCTTGCCGCGGCGCGGTCTTGTGGTGATTGTTGCGCGGCACCGGCCGGTGATCCGCTGCCCTGCGGCGACGCTTTGATATCGTCTACACGTGAATTCTGCACCTGAGTAACGTCGTGCACACTTTTTCTAATTGTAATAGACAAAACATATACAATAAAAGCATGTGCCCCACATGATTTTCTCTACAATCGCTTACCTCCCACTTTCCATGTTGACGTCAGCTGCCGTCGAATGCATATGTCCACCGCCACTACTGTTGACCGCGTGCCCATGACCGTGGCCAACGTGTCCATGTGAATGCCCGTGCGCATGCGCCGACTGCGACAATGATGCTGCCGATGCGGATGTGTGATGACCAGCGCCACCACTGCCACCGCCCGCACCACTGACGCCGCCCACTCCACCGGCACTGCTACCACCGCCGACACCACCGCCAATGACGTTGGCACTAGTACCGCCAACTGCACTATTACCGTTACCCGTTACACCACCACCCACACCAATTGCGCCCAACGGTTGTTTGTGATGCTGCTTTCGCTGTTGCTCCTTTTCGGCCGCCTCCTTCTGTCGTTTTTGCTCCTTCTCGGCGGCTTCCAACAACTTCAGGCGATCGGCTTTCTCTTTGGCTTTGTTGCGGAATTGTTGGAACGAATCCATGGCGGGTTTAGGCTTGTTGGAAGTCGGTGTATTTTGTGGCGAACTGGCCGATGCCAGTGACGACCACGAACTggcatttttaagattttgttcGTGCGCCGATTTGAAAGCTTGCGCGAAATTCCCTTGATTCGAGCTCAAACCGCTGGCACTGCCGAGACTTGCGGCTGTTGGTATTTTCAGATCGGATGGCGATTGTTGTGGCGGCGCTACTTGCTGAACCTGCTGGTGTGATTTCTTCTCAGGTGGACTAGGCATCATTGATTCGATGGGCTTGGGCGTGATAAGTAACTTATTGGGCTGAAGCGGCGGTTGAGATTGCAATAATTGCTGTGCCACTTGATGATCGCCCAAACCGAGCGCATTGGCGGCATCCTTTTTACCACCAGTCAGTGACAAGTTGCCAGGCATACCCGGTGCGCCACCGCCCATCATCATGGCGGCAAGAAATTCGTTGTGACTGCCACCCATCGATGGCAATTGTTCGAAAATTGAACCAGTGCCGGCGCCACCGGCATGAGACAGCCCCAAACCGGCTAACGCCAGACTATCTAGCGCACGATCAGCAGCGCTGTTGTAACCGTTGTTGTGcgcgtgttgttgctgctgttgatggTGCTGTTGCTGCGAATGCGCCATGGCCTGTTGGAAATGTTGCGCGGCCACTGCTGCGGCCATTGTGCTAATCCGATTGTTGAGACCCTCGCCGAGCTGCATCAACGGGAAATGATTACCATTCATGCCAGAAACGTTTTCGGCGGCATTCTTCGATAATAACTCCGACATTAAATCCATATGATGATGATTGCCGGCATGCGCATGTTGCGCAGCTgcctgctgctgttgttgctgctgtgacTGCTGTAAAGCGCCGAAAGCTTGCTGCGCTGACGCATTTTGTCCATGATTACCATGTGTGAgttgttgcggttgttgttgttgctgctgttgttgttgcattagaTGAGCATTCATGAGGAAGTTATCCGCGACGCTTTTGGCCGACCCTGCCGTTATTAAGGGCTGCTCCAGCGATGCCAGCGACTGTTCAACGGGATCATCAAATTGTGGAATTTGTTTGAGACCAGCAGTCAACAAGGACGATGCCACAGAAGATGGCACCGACGCTGGCGCAACAGACGAAGGCGCGGTGACGACAGCAGCAGATGGCAGTAGAGTATTTGGCACACTTGAGGGCAGCGTGCCAATACCCAAACCGCCAATGCCGGCTGCATCAGCGACATCCATCGGTGTCG
This region includes:
- the LOC105232005 gene encoding protein giant — encoded protein: MMIQEKLMSGQFLFDLKNEHNNLLHSATAQHARLSAHQSFLSHPQTFNHSLPLTQHALHQTHGALPAATIEQLELYSAYAYQQQAQLIGSTAQAECASRHQSASEVLDLSRRDCVEAATVRKTPSPYHTNSSIGAESPAGSPTHSQQQQQLLQTNLLYNAQQQMGRLAPPLASFYPAFYSSIGLAKEVTAATTPPLAAAVTPPASNASLYTAHTQASPISNNSLAVATAVAAAAAAASTTPNSMLHKLKTEPDVHMTPLSPSSSHDGRSKSPTMQSANVAPNNPTTPNSSSALNPLKSTRPFKAFPRDPLVIAANFAATDVLLDNPHVERYSVYRKRVLEQIHSSNGGARTITNPKMRRMNSRRNSNTSSNAPEGASSEGEERHGAGPDESSDCDSSYNGGKADKVSSSAHANNDEENNNIGTANSNSSSGGQVKDAAYYERRRKNNAAAKKSRDRRRIKEDEIAIRAAYLERQNIELLCQIDALKAQLAAFTSKAVSA